A single Maniola hyperantus chromosome 11, iAphHyp1.2, whole genome shotgun sequence DNA region contains:
- the LOC138403045 gene encoding chromosome partition protein Smc-like, with product MEEILKILKNIQEDINETKESVRKSETNLINKINEKFHEVQNKLQNLQVTVSSQEQRLDYLEKQTRERNVVIFGVEEKEQNYEDLHNKILLLFHDIMKIDCTSLEIQSSRRLGKKGEKARPIIVTLSTLKRKIEILRKKKTLEKVNCYIKEDYPPKILEIRKELQEMAKEQREKGKKVPIKYDKMIILSQIEPKENTNRGNKRNFPETSPENNSGSIRKTKETTQVQKKNILTSYWATKHTPNYNRNEKYITPESTAASYNSGAAE from the coding sequence ATGGAAGAAATACTAAAGatacttaaaaatatacaagAGGACATTAACGAAACAAAAGAAAGTGTCAGAAAGAGCGAAACCAACTTAATCAACAAAATTAATGAGAAATTTCACGAAGTTCaaaataaattgcaaaatttacAGGTTACTGTTAGTTCGCAGGAACAAAGACTTGACTACCTTGAGAAACAAACCAGGGAACGAAATGTTGTCATTTTCGGTGTAGAGGAAAAAGAGCAAAACTATGAAGACTTACACAATAAGATTCTCTTATTATTCCACGATATAATGAAGATAGATTGTACAAGTCTCGAAATACAATCATCAAGAAGACTGGGTAAAAAAGGAGAAAAAGCTAGACCGATAATCGTAACACTCTCtacactaaaaagaaaaattgaaatCTTACGAAAGAAAAAAACACTAGAAAAGGTGAACTGTTACATAAAGGAAGACTACCCCCCGAAAATTTTAGAAATAAGAAAAGAACTACAAGAAATGGCGAAAGAACAGAGAGAAAAAGGGAAAAAAGTACCAATTAAATACGATAAAATGATTATCCTATCACAAATAGAGCCAAAAGAAAACACAAACAGAGGAAACAAACGTAATTTTCCTGAAACATCACCTGAGAATAATAGCGGATCTATAAGGAAAACCAAAGAGACGACCCAAGTACAAAAAAAGAACATCCTGACATCATACTGGGCCACCAAACATACACCAAATTATAATAGAAACGAAAAATACATTACCCCAGAGTCTACAGCAGCATCGTATAATAGTGGCGCAGCAGAATAA